From candidate division WOR-3 bacterium, the proteins below share one genomic window:
- a CDS encoding FAD:protein FMN transferase: MNGKVWLFALATMCCGPRLVEVDRTEFGFGSYIRIKALAPNKALLNRTVEKAFAEMFRLDTLWSSFLPGSEVATLNRTGRAAVSSDTRELINEALRVCAATDGALDITVKPVLNAWGFTSAAPGGNEQDVTRDQWRVPDSVELARARSLVDFRQVLVRGDSVLLLEDAQIDLGAVAVGFAVDRAVEMLQAAGVNQGLIDAGGDIRVFGDRDWKIGLKNPRGEGVIRVFRVRNRAVSTSGDYEKFFEADGHRYHHIIDPCTGYPADKCASVTILAPTAFAADAYATAVFVLGPDKGLEKVREQEGMAAVVLVDSRDSLETYETGR; encoded by the coding sequence ATGAACGGAAAGGTCTGGCTGTTCGCGCTTGCGACAATGTGTTGTGGTCCGCGGCTTGTCGAAGTTGACCGAACCGAGTTCGGTTTCGGTAGCTACATCCGCATCAAGGCCTTGGCGCCGAACAAAGCTCTGCTCAATCGTACGGTTGAAAAGGCATTTGCTGAGATGTTCAGACTGGATACACTGTGGTCGTCATTCCTGCCTGGTAGTGAGGTTGCGACCCTGAACCGGACCGGCAGAGCCGCAGTTTCATCTGACACACGGGAGTTGATAAACGAAGCACTCCGGGTGTGCGCGGCCACCGACGGCGCGCTCGACATTACGGTCAAACCGGTTCTTAACGCATGGGGATTCACCAGTGCAGCACCGGGTGGCAACGAGCAAGATGTAACCCGCGACCAGTGGCGAGTTCCGGACAGCGTCGAGCTGGCCCGGGCCAGAAGTCTTGTTGACTTTCGGCAGGTACTGGTGCGGGGCGATTCAGTGCTGCTTCTAGAGGACGCACAGATTGACCTAGGCGCGGTCGCGGTCGGTTTCGCGGTTGACCGGGCAGTTGAGATGCTCCAGGCAGCAGGCGTGAACCAGGGTCTGATTGACGCTGGCGGAGACATAAGAGTGTTTGGCGACCGGGACTGGAAAATCGGGCTGAAGAATCCAAGAGGAGAAGGAGTAATCAGGGTATTCCGAGTCAGAAATCGGGCGGTTTCGACTTCGGGCGACTACGAAAAGTTTTTTGAGGCAGACGGCCACCGGTATCACCATATCATAGACCCGTGCACCGGTTACCCAGCGGACAAGTGCGCCAGTGTCACCATCCTTGCGCCGACAGCGTTTGCGGCCGATGCTTACGCCACCGCTGTGTTTGTGCTCGGACCAGACAAAGGTCTCGAGAAGGTACGCGAGCAGGAGGGTATGGCTGCCGTCGTATTAGTGGACAGTAGAGATTCGCTTGAAACCTACGAGACTGGAAGGTGA
- the amrS gene encoding AmmeMemoRadiSam system radical SAM enzyme, with amino-acid sequence MNYPARYWESEDGKVRCELCPNRCLVAPGKRGRCLGRENIGGKLWATNYGEVVSVNMDPIEKKPLYHFLPGSDILSVATYGCNLLCPFCQNWEISQEIAPTRFIAPDGLVQLAHEQGSPAVAFTYTEPLIWFEYLMDACPRLHAAGIRNVLVTNGMINPKPLAELLPFIDAMNVDLKSIRPEFYSKYVKGCLSTVQNTLRAAVGRCHVEITTLLIPGRNDSEPEIEELTSFVASLGRTVPLHFSRYFPRHRAKEPATPLELILAAAKLARQELDYVYVGNVTAPAEYRDTFCPKCHNLLIERSSYAGRVAGISAGKCTRCGRPADVLL; translated from the coding sequence ATGAACTATCCGGCACGGTACTGGGAGTCTGAGGACGGCAAGGTCAGATGCGAGCTGTGCCCGAATCGCTGTCTTGTAGCACCGGGTAAACGGGGTCGGTGTCTGGGAAGGGAGAATATTGGCGGCAAGCTCTGGGCCACAAACTACGGTGAGGTTGTTTCCGTCAATATGGACCCGATTGAAAAGAAGCCGCTGTATCATTTCCTGCCTGGTTCAGACATACTTTCGGTTGCGACGTACGGGTGCAACCTGCTCTGCCCTTTCTGCCAGAACTGGGAAATTTCTCAGGAGATTGCGCCGACAAGGTTCATCGCCCCGGACGGGCTGGTACAGCTAGCCCACGAGCAAGGGTCGCCGGCAGTTGCCTTCACCTATACCGAGCCACTCATTTGGTTCGAGTATTTGATGGATGCGTGCCCAAGACTCCACGCTGCGGGAATCCGTAATGTGCTCGTCACGAACGGAATGATAAACCCAAAGCCGCTTGCCGAGCTTCTGCCGTTTATTGACGCAATGAACGTGGACCTGAAATCAATCAGACCTGAGTTCTACTCCAAGTATGTCAAAGGATGCCTAAGTACGGTCCAGAATACACTTCGGGCCGCGGTCGGCCGCTGCCACGTGGAAATCACCACCCTACTAATTCCTGGTCGCAATGACTCTGAGCCGGAAATCGAGGAGCTAACCAGTTTTGTCGCAAGCCTGGGTCGGACCGTACCGCTGCACTTTTCGCGTTACTTTCCACGGCACCGGGCAAAGGAGCCAGCGACACCGCTGGAACTCATCCTGGCCGCGGCGAAACTGGCAAGACAGGAGCTCGACTACGTGTACGTCGGCAACGTCACCGCACCAGCTGAGTACCGTGATACGTTCTGCCCGAAGTGCCATAACCTGCTTATTGAACGTTCGTCCTACGCCGGCCGCGTGGCCGGCATCAGCGCCGGTAAGTGCACCAGGTGCGGCCGGCCCGCTGACGTGCTGCTTTGA